A genomic segment from Deltaproteobacteria bacterium encodes:
- a CDS encoding PAS domain S-box protein, whose product MSTPAQVPSLSILDAIFRGLSDAMVVVDVAGRIVLANPAVARLFGYTEAELVGSEVDALVPEAQRGRHAADRDAFRRSAAIRGSMSAGRQLRALRKDGRLVPVDISLSTIVLAEGTFVIAIARDVNVYHRFLEACPIAIFVAERERVSYANPAALELVGIEPHGRLPSPRLADLIHPDDRAAMAAWLAGADDATETLRPAMEERVLRADGEVRVVETTSVVVPNSREPTVLVAMRDVTERRDSAEGLRAFELALQQQQRFADIGAVTTKIVHDIANPVAGLIMGTQRVLQMLDRLPEDVGGPIKPGVDRVLATARHLDILLHEFREFVRHQRLELANVPVRKFLVDLARAWMGEATGRGVTLAVESARGLEMRADALKLRRAFDNLVKNALEAIERGPGEIRLAAAEDGSGKVRIVVRDTGPGVPSGMDPFVLFETSKVDGTGLGLPSVRQIVEAHGGSVSLATAPGERGAAFEVVLPCARR is encoded by the coding sequence ATGTCGACGCCCGCGCAAGTACCCTCGCTCTCGATTCTCGACGCGATCTTCCGCGGCCTTTCCGATGCCATGGTGGTGGTCGACGTCGCGGGTCGGATCGTTCTCGCCAATCCGGCCGTCGCGCGCCTCTTCGGATACACGGAGGCGGAGCTGGTCGGGTCGGAAGTCGATGCCCTGGTCCCGGAGGCGCAGCGCGGTCGGCACGCCGCCGACCGCGACGCGTTCCGGCGCTCGGCGGCGATCCGCGGATCCATGAGCGCCGGCCGCCAGCTGCGCGCGCTTCGCAAGGACGGCCGCCTCGTCCCGGTCGACATCAGCCTCTCGACGATCGTCCTCGCGGAGGGCACGTTCGTGATCGCGATCGCGCGCGACGTCAACGTCTACCATCGCTTCCTCGAGGCCTGCCCGATCGCGATCTTCGTCGCGGAGCGCGAGCGCGTCAGCTACGCCAACCCGGCCGCGCTTGAGCTCGTGGGGATCGAACCGCACGGCCGGCTTCCGTCGCCCCGGCTCGCCGACCTGATCCACCCCGACGATCGCGCCGCGATGGCCGCGTGGCTCGCCGGCGCGGACGACGCGACGGAGACCTTGCGCCCGGCGATGGAGGAGCGCGTGCTGCGCGCCGACGGCGAGGTGCGTGTCGTCGAAACGACGAGCGTCGTCGTGCCGAACAGCCGCGAGCCGACGGTGCTGGTCGCCATGCGCGACGTGACCGAACGGCGCGACTCCGCGGAGGGCCTGCGCGCGTTCGAGCTGGCGCTACAGCAGCAACAGCGTTTCGCCGACATCGGCGCCGTCACGACCAAGATCGTCCACGACATCGCGAATCCGGTCGCGGGCCTCATCATGGGGACGCAGCGCGTCCTGCAGATGCTCGACCGCCTACCCGAGGACGTCGGCGGCCCGATCAAGCCGGGCGTCGACCGCGTGCTCGCGACGGCGCGCCACCTCGACATCCTCCTGCACGAGTTTCGGGAGTTCGTGCGTCACCAGCGGCTCGAGCTCGCGAATGTGCCGGTGCGCAAGTTTCTCGTCGACCTCGCCCGGGCGTGGATGGGGGAGGCGACGGGTCGCGGCGTCACGCTCGCGGTCGAGTCCGCGCGCGGCCTCGAGATGCGCGCCGACGCGCTCAAGCTCCGCCGCGCCTTCGACAACCTCGTGAAGAACGCGCTCGAGGCGATCGAGCGCGGCCCGGGAGAGATCCGCCTCGCCGCCGCCGAGGACGGCTCCGGCAAGGTGCGCATCGTCGTGCGCGACACCGGACCGGGAGTGCCGAGCGGCATGGATCCGTTCGTGCTCTTCGAGACGAGCAAGGTCGACGGCACGGGGCTTGGCCTGCCGTCGGTGCGGCAGATCGTCGAGGCGCATGGGGGTTCGGTGTCGCTCGCCACGGCGCCGGGCGAGCGCGGCGCGGCATTCGAAGTCGTGCTGCCGTGCGCGCGGCGTTGA